One Nitrospira sp. DNA segment encodes these proteins:
- the purL gene encoding phosphoribosylformylglycinamidine synthase subunit PurL, protein MPLITKDLIAQHNLTGDEYQQIVDILGREPNLTELGMFSVMWSEHCSYKSSRVHLKKLPTTGPRVVQGPGENAGAVDIGDGLCVVFKMESHNHPSFIEPYQGAATGVGGILRDIFTMGARPVALLDSLRFGELHSPKNRHLMKGVVSGIAGYGNCMGVPTVGGEIVFNDIYALNPLVNVFCLGLARQDKIFRGTAAGVGNPVIYFGSKTGRDGIHGATMASDSFDDQSEQKRPTVQVGDPFTEKLLLEACLELMERDLLVGIQDMGAAGLTSSSCEMASRAGNGIELDLTVVPRREAGMTPYEIMLSESQERMLMVAKAGKEDECLEICRKWDLDVAVVGKVTADGILRVLDQGKVVAEIPAKALADDGPRYERPYQPPAYQDMLTNLNYDAISDVKDANVALLALLEAPTIASKQWVYEQYDHMVRTNTMVRPGSDAAVVRIKGTKKAVAMTVDCNSRYCLLNPYEGARLAVAEAARNLVCSGAVPIGLTDCLNFGNPERPDIMWQFAMAIEGMKDACEHFQIPIVSGNVSFYNETNGLSIYPTPMLGMVGLIDDVERAMTQWFKQEGDDIILLGSSREDLGGSEYLKVAHAREQGSPPYLNLNTEKALHDCLLSLIRDGLLQSAHDCSEGGVAVALAESCISGPDRALGAVVRLTRGRLRKDAVLFGESQSRVVVSAKPAHRQPILNHARRFGVPVEIMGTVTGGRLIVSVGDEGSTEPMIDQPVAMLHDRWVFSLERALNQV, encoded by the coding sequence ATGCCGCTCATCACAAAGGACCTCATCGCCCAGCACAATCTGACGGGCGATGAATATCAACAAATCGTCGACATCCTGGGGCGTGAGCCCAACCTGACGGAGCTCGGCATGTTCTCTGTGATGTGGTCCGAGCACTGCTCCTACAAGAGTTCGCGTGTGCACCTGAAGAAACTGCCGACGACCGGGCCTCGTGTCGTGCAAGGGCCGGGCGAAAATGCGGGAGCAGTCGATATCGGCGACGGGCTGTGCGTGGTCTTCAAAATGGAATCGCACAACCATCCGTCGTTCATCGAGCCCTATCAGGGCGCTGCCACGGGAGTCGGTGGAATTTTGCGTGACATCTTTACCATGGGGGCGAGGCCGGTCGCGCTGCTCGATTCACTGCGATTTGGAGAATTGCACTCGCCCAAGAATCGCCATCTCATGAAAGGGGTCGTCTCCGGCATTGCGGGCTACGGTAACTGCATGGGAGTTCCGACCGTGGGAGGCGAGATCGTCTTCAATGACATTTATGCCCTCAATCCGCTGGTCAATGTGTTTTGTCTCGGTCTTGCCCGTCAGGACAAGATATTCCGTGGCACGGCTGCCGGCGTCGGGAATCCCGTGATCTATTTCGGCTCAAAGACGGGTCGCGACGGGATTCATGGGGCAACGATGGCGTCCGATTCGTTCGATGATCAATCAGAACAGAAGCGGCCGACCGTCCAAGTCGGTGATCCCTTCACGGAGAAATTGTTGCTGGAAGCCTGTCTCGAACTGATGGAACGCGATCTGCTCGTCGGGATTCAAGATATGGGTGCTGCGGGGCTGACGAGTTCTTCCTGCGAAATGGCCTCCCGCGCCGGCAATGGGATCGAGTTGGATCTCACCGTCGTACCTCGGCGTGAGGCTGGTATGACGCCCTATGAGATCATGTTGTCTGAATCTCAAGAGCGTATGTTGATGGTGGCGAAAGCCGGCAAGGAAGACGAATGCCTCGAGATTTGCCGGAAGTGGGATCTGGATGTCGCCGTGGTCGGGAAAGTGACGGCCGATGGTATCTTGCGTGTCCTGGATCAGGGCAAGGTTGTCGCAGAGATTCCGGCGAAGGCATTGGCTGACGACGGGCCTCGATATGAACGGCCCTACCAGCCGCCGGCCTATCAAGATATGCTGACGAACCTGAACTACGACGCCATTTCCGATGTGAAAGATGCGAATGTAGCATTGCTAGCCTTGCTGGAGGCTCCGACGATCGCCAGCAAGCAGTGGGTGTACGAGCAGTACGACCATATGGTGCGGACGAACACCATGGTACGACCGGGGTCCGATGCGGCGGTGGTGCGCATCAAGGGCACGAAGAAGGCTGTGGCAATGACGGTGGATTGCAACAGCCGCTATTGCCTGTTGAATCCCTATGAAGGAGCCCGGTTGGCCGTGGCCGAGGCGGCACGAAATCTTGTCTGTTCTGGTGCCGTGCCGATCGGTCTGACGGATTGCCTCAATTTCGGCAACCCGGAGCGGCCGGATATCATGTGGCAGTTCGCCATGGCGATCGAAGGGATGAAAGATGCCTGCGAGCATTTTCAAATCCCCATCGTGAGCGGGAATGTCAGCTTTTACAACGAAACCAATGGGCTCTCTATTTACCCAACCCCCATGCTGGGCATGGTCGGGCTGATCGATGACGTTGAACGGGCGATGACCCAGTGGTTTAAGCAGGAAGGCGACGATATTATCCTATTAGGCTCCTCACGCGAGGATTTGGGTGGATCGGAGTATCTCAAGGTCGCTCATGCTCGCGAACAGGGATCGCCACCTTATTTGAATCTAAATACGGAAAAGGCTCTCCATGATTGCCTGCTATCGCTGATTCGTGATGGGCTGCTGCAGTCCGCACACGATTGCTCGGAAGGTGGTGTCGCCGTTGCATTGGCGGAAAGCTGTATCTCCGGACCTGATCGGGCTCTGGGTGCTGTGGTAAGATTGACCAGAGGCCGGCTCCGAAAAGACGCCGTGCTTTTCGGCGAGAGTCAGTCGCGAGTGGTGGTTTCTGCAAAGCCTGCCCATCGTCAGCCCATTCTCAATCATGCGAGGCGTTTCGGTGTCCCGGTTGAAATAATGGGAACCGTCACCGGCGGACGGCTGATCGTGTCTGTGGGAGACGAGGGTTCGACTGAACCAATGATCGATCAACCTGTGGCGATGTTGCACGATCGATGGGTTTTTTCTTTGGAGCGAGCGCTGAATCAAGTCTAG
- a CDS encoding type II toxin-antitoxin system RelE/ParE family toxin codes for MTYSVLLAPPAERQLKALAEAAQKRIITRLKALQYNPRPQGIQKLAGETNLYRIREGSYRIIYTIKDKELIVLVVKIDDRKEVYR; via the coding sequence ATGACCTACTCGGTCCTTCTCGCCCCGCCTGCGGAACGTCAACTCAAAGCGCTCGCCGAAGCGGCTCAGAAGCGAATCATCACCCGCCTGAAAGCCCTGCAATACAATCCTCGTCCCCAGGGCATCCAGAAACTCGCCGGAGAAACCAATCTTTACCGTATACGAGAAGGCAGCTACCGGATCATCTACACGATTAAGGATAAGGAACTGATCGTCCTTGTGGTGAAGATCGACGATCGAAAGGAAGTGTATCGGTGA
- a CDS encoding type II toxin-antitoxin system Phd/YefM family antitoxin, whose product MAHLPASKARQGFADTINRAAYGKERVVVRRRGKEIAAVVPIDDLRLLEELEDRIDLADARAALAETKKKSAKPLEAILKDLGF is encoded by the coding sequence ATGGCACATCTTCCTGCTAGTAAGGCCCGACAAGGTTTTGCGGATACGATCAATCGTGCGGCGTATGGAAAGGAGCGGGTCGTGGTTCGGCGGCGCGGGAAAGAAATTGCCGCCGTGGTCCCGATCGACGACTTGCGCCTCTTGGAGGAATTAGAAGATCGGATAGATCTTGCCGATGCCCGGGCAGCACTCGCTGAAACGAAAAAGAAAAGCGCCAAGCCGCTGGAGGCGATTTTGAAGGATCTCGGCTTCTAA